In Musa acuminata AAA Group cultivar baxijiao chromosome BXJ2-8, Cavendish_Baxijiao_AAA, whole genome shotgun sequence, one genomic interval encodes:
- the LOC135619071 gene encoding aldehyde dehydrogenase family 3 member F1-like isoform X2 has translation MESVGVEGVANEVRTAYESGKTRSLAWRRSQLKALQRLLYEEEEGMFTALKQDLGKHQAEAYRDEVGILIKSVNYALENLKKWMTPCRVPVPLLAFPTRGELVPEPLGVVLIFSSWNFPIGLSLEPLIGAIAAGNAIVLKPSELAPASSNFLAKSVPKYLDSMSVKVVRGGPDVGQKLLEQKWDKIFFTGSSRVARIVMAAAAKHLTPVAVELGGKSPAIFDSLSSARDRKVAVERIVGAKWVPCSGQVCIGVDYVLVEEQFAPILIDQLKATLEKFYPRFDCLSRIINEQHFQRLSNLIKDPSVAATIIHGGSLDSETLFIEPTILLDPPLDAEIMNEEIFGPLLPIITLKKIEDSIEFIRARPKPLVIYAFTKDEKLRSRITAETSSGSLTFNDTMIQFACDELPFGGVGGSGFGQYHGKFSFDMFSHTKAVLRRSFLLEFTFRYPPWDAWKLPFMRSVYHFDYVTLLLRLLGLKRG, from the exons ATGGAGTCGGTGGGAGTGGAAGGGGTTGCGAACGAGGTGAGGACAGCTTACGAGAGCGGGAAGACGAGAAGCCTTGCATGGAGGCGGTCGCAGCTCAAGGCTCTGCAGAGGCTCCtctacgaggaggaggagggcatgTTTACGGCGCTCAAGCAAGACCTCGGCAAGCACCAAGCCGAAGCTTACAGAGATGAG GTGGGGATTCTGATCAAGTCCGTCAACTATGCgttggaaaatctgaagaaatggATGACTCCCTGCCGG GTCCCTGTACCGCTCCTGGCATTTCCGACGCGCGGAGAGCTGGTGCCCGAACCCCTCGGCGTCGTTCTCATCTTCTCTTCCTGGAATTTCCCTATAG GTCTGTCCTTGGAACCCTTGATCGGAGCTATAGCTGCTGGAAACGCGATCGTTCTCAAGCCGTCGGAATTAGCTCCTGCATCATCCAATTTTCTAGCAAAAAGCGTGCCCAAGTATTTGGACAGTATGTCGGTGAAGGTCGTCCGAGGTGGCCCAGATGTTGGTCAGAAGCTCTTGGAACAGAAGTGGGACAAGATCTTCTTCACAG GGAGCTCGCGCGTTGCCCGCATCGTCATGGCGGCTGCTGCAAAGCATTTAACGCCGGTTGCTGTTGAGTTAGGTGGTAAATCTCCGGCCATCTTTGATTCCCTTAGTAGCGCCCGAGACAGAAAG GTGGCTGTGGAACGAATAGTAGGAGCGAAATGGGTTCCTTGCTCCGGGCAAGTCTGCATAGGGGTCGACTATGTTCTTGTGGAAGAGCAATTTGCACCGATTTTG ATTGATCAGCTAAAAGCCACACTCGAGAAGTTCTACCCAAGATTTGATTGCTTATCCAGGATCATCAACGAGCAACACTTCCAACGTCTAAGCAATCTTATCAAGGATCCGTCGGTCGCCGCCACCATCATCCACGGCGGCTCCCTCGACTCCGAGACACT GTTCATCGAGCCGACGATACTGCTCGACCCCCCGCTGGATGCCGAGATCATGAACGAAGAAATATTTGGCCCGCTGCTTCCCATCATCACC CTGAAGAAGATCGAGGACAGCATCGAGTTCATAAGGGCCAGGCCAAAACCCCTCGTCATCTACGCATTTACCAAGGACGAGAAGCTCAGGAGCCGGATCACAGCTGAAACATCTTCCGGAAGCCTTACTTTCAATGACACCATGATCCAG TTCGCTTGCGACGAATTGCCATTTGGAGGAGTGGGTGGGAGTGGGTTCGGACAGTACCACGGCAAGTTCTCCTTCGACATGTTCAGTCACACGAAAGCCGTGCTGAGGAGGAGCTTCCTGCTGGAGTTCACGTTCCGGTACCCGCCATGGGATGCATGGAAGCTGCCCTTCATGCGATCCGTTTACCACTTCGATTACGTCACTCTGCTCCTTCGCCTGCTGGGCTTGAAACGAGGCTGA
- the LOC135619071 gene encoding aldehyde dehydrogenase family 3 member F1-like isoform X1 codes for MESVGVEGVANEVRTAYESGKTRSLAWRRSQLKALQRLLYEEEEGMFTALKQDLGKHQAEAYRDEVGILIKSVNYALENLKKWMTPCRVPVPLLAFPTRGELVPEPLGVVLIFSSWNFPIGLSLEPLIGAIAAGNAIVLKPSELAPASSNFLAKSVPKYLDSMSVKVVRGGPDVGQKLLEQKWDKIFFTGSSRVARIVMAAAAKHLTPVAVELGGKSPAIFDSLSSARDRKVAVERIVGAKWVPCSGQVCIGVDYVLVEEQFAPILIDQLKATLEKFYPRFDCLSRIINEQHFQRLSNLIKDPSVAATIIHGGSLDSETLFIEPTILLDPPLDAEIMNEEIFGPLLPIITLKKIEDSIEFIRARPKPLVIYAFTKDEKLRSRITAETSSGSLTFNDTMIQVLSLCNLIFITPWHRSRSFHCLLVVRLRRIAIWRSGWEWVRTVPRQVLLRHVQSHESRAEEELPAGVHVPVPAMGCMEAALHAIRLPLRLRHSAPSPAGLETRLISTRSPLLLAAMITAAIICRNNRLYLPFDIINR; via the exons ATGGAGTCGGTGGGAGTGGAAGGGGTTGCGAACGAGGTGAGGACAGCTTACGAGAGCGGGAAGACGAGAAGCCTTGCATGGAGGCGGTCGCAGCTCAAGGCTCTGCAGAGGCTCCtctacgaggaggaggagggcatgTTTACGGCGCTCAAGCAAGACCTCGGCAAGCACCAAGCCGAAGCTTACAGAGATGAG GTGGGGATTCTGATCAAGTCCGTCAACTATGCgttggaaaatctgaagaaatggATGACTCCCTGCCGG GTCCCTGTACCGCTCCTGGCATTTCCGACGCGCGGAGAGCTGGTGCCCGAACCCCTCGGCGTCGTTCTCATCTTCTCTTCCTGGAATTTCCCTATAG GTCTGTCCTTGGAACCCTTGATCGGAGCTATAGCTGCTGGAAACGCGATCGTTCTCAAGCCGTCGGAATTAGCTCCTGCATCATCCAATTTTCTAGCAAAAAGCGTGCCCAAGTATTTGGACAGTATGTCGGTGAAGGTCGTCCGAGGTGGCCCAGATGTTGGTCAGAAGCTCTTGGAACAGAAGTGGGACAAGATCTTCTTCACAG GGAGCTCGCGCGTTGCCCGCATCGTCATGGCGGCTGCTGCAAAGCATTTAACGCCGGTTGCTGTTGAGTTAGGTGGTAAATCTCCGGCCATCTTTGATTCCCTTAGTAGCGCCCGAGACAGAAAG GTGGCTGTGGAACGAATAGTAGGAGCGAAATGGGTTCCTTGCTCCGGGCAAGTCTGCATAGGGGTCGACTATGTTCTTGTGGAAGAGCAATTTGCACCGATTTTG ATTGATCAGCTAAAAGCCACACTCGAGAAGTTCTACCCAAGATTTGATTGCTTATCCAGGATCATCAACGAGCAACACTTCCAACGTCTAAGCAATCTTATCAAGGATCCGTCGGTCGCCGCCACCATCATCCACGGCGGCTCCCTCGACTCCGAGACACT GTTCATCGAGCCGACGATACTGCTCGACCCCCCGCTGGATGCCGAGATCATGAACGAAGAAATATTTGGCCCGCTGCTTCCCATCATCACC CTGAAGAAGATCGAGGACAGCATCGAGTTCATAAGGGCCAGGCCAAAACCCCTCGTCATCTACGCATTTACCAAGGACGAGAAGCTCAGGAGCCGGATCACAGCTGAAACATCTTCCGGAAGCCTTACTTTCAATGACACCATGATCCAGGTACTTTCTCTCTGTAACCTAATCTTCATCACTCCATGGCATCGCTCGCGATCCTTTCACTGTCTCCTTGTAGTTCGCTTGCGACGAATTGCCATTTGGAGGAGTGGGTGGGAGTGGGTTCGGACAGTACCACGGCAAGTTCTCCTTCGACATGTTCAGTCACACGAAAGCCGTGCTGAGGAGGAGCTTCCTGCTGGAGTTCACGTTCCGGTACCCGCCATGGGATGCATGGAAGCTGCCCTTCATGCGATCCGTTTACCACTTCGATTACGTCACTCTGCTCCTTCGCCTGCTGGGCTTGAAACGAGGCTGATCTCCACACGCAGCCCACTGCTGCTTGCTGCCATGATCACTGCTGCTATTATTTGTCGAAATAATAGACTTTATTTACCTTTTGACATTATCAATCGATAg
- the LOC135619071 gene encoding aldehyde dehydrogenase family 3 member F1-like isoform X3: MDDSLPGLSLEPLIGAIAAGNAIVLKPSELAPASSNFLAKSVPKYLDSMSVKVVRGGPDVGQKLLEQKWDKIFFTGSSRVARIVMAAAAKHLTPVAVELGGKSPAIFDSLSSARDRKVAVERIVGAKWVPCSGQVCIGVDYVLVEEQFAPILIDQLKATLEKFYPRFDCLSRIINEQHFQRLSNLIKDPSVAATIIHGGSLDSETLFIEPTILLDPPLDAEIMNEEIFGPLLPIITLKKIEDSIEFIRARPKPLVIYAFTKDEKLRSRITAETSSGSLTFNDTMIQVLSLCNLIFITPWHRSRSFHCLLVVRLRRIAIWRSGWEWVRTVPRQVLLRHVQSHESRAEEELPAGVHVPVPAMGCMEAALHAIRLPLRLRHSAPSPAGLETRLISTRSPLLLAAMITAAIICRNNRLYLPFDIINR; the protein is encoded by the exons atggATGACTCCCTGCCGG GTCTGTCCTTGGAACCCTTGATCGGAGCTATAGCTGCTGGAAACGCGATCGTTCTCAAGCCGTCGGAATTAGCTCCTGCATCATCCAATTTTCTAGCAAAAAGCGTGCCCAAGTATTTGGACAGTATGTCGGTGAAGGTCGTCCGAGGTGGCCCAGATGTTGGTCAGAAGCTCTTGGAACAGAAGTGGGACAAGATCTTCTTCACAG GGAGCTCGCGCGTTGCCCGCATCGTCATGGCGGCTGCTGCAAAGCATTTAACGCCGGTTGCTGTTGAGTTAGGTGGTAAATCTCCGGCCATCTTTGATTCCCTTAGTAGCGCCCGAGACAGAAAG GTGGCTGTGGAACGAATAGTAGGAGCGAAATGGGTTCCTTGCTCCGGGCAAGTCTGCATAGGGGTCGACTATGTTCTTGTGGAAGAGCAATTTGCACCGATTTTG ATTGATCAGCTAAAAGCCACACTCGAGAAGTTCTACCCAAGATTTGATTGCTTATCCAGGATCATCAACGAGCAACACTTCCAACGTCTAAGCAATCTTATCAAGGATCCGTCGGTCGCCGCCACCATCATCCACGGCGGCTCCCTCGACTCCGAGACACT GTTCATCGAGCCGACGATACTGCTCGACCCCCCGCTGGATGCCGAGATCATGAACGAAGAAATATTTGGCCCGCTGCTTCCCATCATCACC CTGAAGAAGATCGAGGACAGCATCGAGTTCATAAGGGCCAGGCCAAAACCCCTCGTCATCTACGCATTTACCAAGGACGAGAAGCTCAGGAGCCGGATCACAGCTGAAACATCTTCCGGAAGCCTTACTTTCAATGACACCATGATCCAGGTACTTTCTCTCTGTAACCTAATCTTCATCACTCCATGGCATCGCTCGCGATCCTTTCACTGTCTCCTTGTAGTTCGCTTGCGACGAATTGCCATTTGGAGGAGTGGGTGGGAGTGGGTTCGGACAGTACCACGGCAAGTTCTCCTTCGACATGTTCAGTCACACGAAAGCCGTGCTGAGGAGGAGCTTCCTGCTGGAGTTCACGTTCCGGTACCCGCCATGGGATGCATGGAAGCTGCCCTTCATGCGATCCGTTTACCACTTCGATTACGTCACTCTGCTCCTTCGCCTGCTGGGCTTGAAACGAGGCTGATCTCCACACGCAGCCCACTGCTGCTTGCTGCCATGATCACTGCTGCTATTATTTGTCGAAATAATAGACTTTATTTACCTTTTGACATTATCAATCGATAg
- the LOC135619071 gene encoding aldehyde dehydrogenase family 3 member F1-like isoform X4, which produces MESVGVEGVANEVRTAYESGKTRSLAWRRSQLKALQRLLYEEEEGMFTALKQDLGKHQAEAYRDEVGILIKSVNYALENLKKWMTPCRVPVPLLAFPTRGELVPEPLGVVLIFSSWNFPIGLSLEPLIGAIAAGNAIVLKPSELAPASSNFLAKSVPKYLDSMSVKVVRGGPDVGQKLLEQKWDKIFFTGSSRVARIVMAAAAKHLTPVAVELGGKSPAIFDSLSSARDRKVAVERIVGAKWVPCSGQVCIGVDYVLVEEQFAPILIDQLKATLEKFYPRFDCLSRIINEQHFQRLSNLIKDPSVAATIIHGGSLDSETLFIEPTILLDPPLDAEIMNEEIFGPLLPIITLKKIEDSIEFIRARPKPLVIYAFTKDEKLRSRITAETSSGSLTFNDTMIQSKEVMTSPTEKHVARCDRFDVA; this is translated from the exons ATGGAGTCGGTGGGAGTGGAAGGGGTTGCGAACGAGGTGAGGACAGCTTACGAGAGCGGGAAGACGAGAAGCCTTGCATGGAGGCGGTCGCAGCTCAAGGCTCTGCAGAGGCTCCtctacgaggaggaggagggcatgTTTACGGCGCTCAAGCAAGACCTCGGCAAGCACCAAGCCGAAGCTTACAGAGATGAG GTGGGGATTCTGATCAAGTCCGTCAACTATGCgttggaaaatctgaagaaatggATGACTCCCTGCCGG GTCCCTGTACCGCTCCTGGCATTTCCGACGCGCGGAGAGCTGGTGCCCGAACCCCTCGGCGTCGTTCTCATCTTCTCTTCCTGGAATTTCCCTATAG GTCTGTCCTTGGAACCCTTGATCGGAGCTATAGCTGCTGGAAACGCGATCGTTCTCAAGCCGTCGGAATTAGCTCCTGCATCATCCAATTTTCTAGCAAAAAGCGTGCCCAAGTATTTGGACAGTATGTCGGTGAAGGTCGTCCGAGGTGGCCCAGATGTTGGTCAGAAGCTCTTGGAACAGAAGTGGGACAAGATCTTCTTCACAG GGAGCTCGCGCGTTGCCCGCATCGTCATGGCGGCTGCTGCAAAGCATTTAACGCCGGTTGCTGTTGAGTTAGGTGGTAAATCTCCGGCCATCTTTGATTCCCTTAGTAGCGCCCGAGACAGAAAG GTGGCTGTGGAACGAATAGTAGGAGCGAAATGGGTTCCTTGCTCCGGGCAAGTCTGCATAGGGGTCGACTATGTTCTTGTGGAAGAGCAATTTGCACCGATTTTG ATTGATCAGCTAAAAGCCACACTCGAGAAGTTCTACCCAAGATTTGATTGCTTATCCAGGATCATCAACGAGCAACACTTCCAACGTCTAAGCAATCTTATCAAGGATCCGTCGGTCGCCGCCACCATCATCCACGGCGGCTCCCTCGACTCCGAGACACT GTTCATCGAGCCGACGATACTGCTCGACCCCCCGCTGGATGCCGAGATCATGAACGAAGAAATATTTGGCCCGCTGCTTCCCATCATCACC CTGAAGAAGATCGAGGACAGCATCGAGTTCATAAGGGCCAGGCCAAAACCCCTCGTCATCTACGCATTTACCAAGGACGAGAAGCTCAGGAGCCGGATCACAGCTGAAACATCTTCCGGAAGCCTTACTTTCAATGACACCATGATCCAG TCGAAGGAGGTGATGACGTCACCCACAGAAAAGCATGTTGCACGGTGTGATCGATTTGATGTAGCGTAA